In Phaseolus vulgaris cultivar G19833 chromosome 10, P. vulgaris v2.0, whole genome shotgun sequence, a single genomic region encodes these proteins:
- the LOC137818101 gene encoding uncharacterized protein — MVKVPVSDKEGSSVMENGGYSDYQLVRHFRSVLEEVTKGDRGNYDELVGYLHPKKNLNPDEVAILVTTLRALSGAVCCIDPNHHESLLFAVSRMSLWNYGTEVMDALLELIISLAASNGKYIDWCLEMLVKHFVPPFYLIDSLNNENGIDRKNKVLSRVHAALKEIADLVPLAPLRLCPIVVQNMPNVFSKEREIVIYFENMFKLEGGAIGEIVGATILPALVDRLLELDVEIGWDGILQEDSRGIFDMELEDIIKLADEDDNCHNMPQSELLNRKNLQGNQVVEKLDSLIVLALLHLESCQSSGRLTEVFDVLLPSFQKTVLNAYKSKFTQFVMFYACALDPEGCGVKFAMVLADMFASDLNPPITRMSAVAYLASYLSRAKFLSAALVTTIIQSLVDLCYAYCKFRDSDLNPRAHQVFYSGCQAIMYIMCFRMKSLMDVPRLKLQLLNMPMEAIWKHKLSPLKVCLPTVVVEFLRQAKAAKLFMASESFVFDDMLESDLSKAFGGMDRLDMFFPFDPCLLKKSESYIRPHFVRWSKVRTTYDEDDDDIGEVSDSGSEVSDDDFVDTNTRDMIDDDLMVTVEDLDFNPDLNKMSITPKNSLKYGRMPARIRPSTSPESL; from the exons ATGGTGAAGGTTCCTGTCAGTGACAAGGAAGGAAGCTCAGTAATGGAGAACGGTGGGTACAGTGATTATCAGTTAGTTCGTCACTTCAGAAGCGTACTTGAGGAAGTCACAAAG GGTGATAGAGGGAATTATGATGAGCTAGTTGGTTATTTGCACCCGAAGAAGAATCTCAATCCCGATGAGGTCGCGATTCTTGTG ACAACTCTGAGGGCACTTTCTGGAGCAGTGTGCTGTATAGATCCTAATCATCACGAATCTCTTCTCTTTGCT GTTTCAAGAATGAGCCTCTGGAATTATGGAACGGAGGTTATGGATGCACTGCTGGAACTCATTATTTCTTTg GCTGCTTCCAATGGGAAATACATTGATTGGTGTTTGGAGATGCTTGTGAAACATTTTGTGCCCCCTTTTTACCTTATTGATTCTCTGAACAATGAGAATGGAATTGACAGGAAAAACAAAGTTCTGTCTCGGGTGCATGCAGCTTTGAAAGAGATAGCTGATTTGGTGCCTCTTGCCCCATTGCGACTATGTCCAATAGTTGTCCAGAATATGCCCAATGTCTTCAGTAAGGAACGT GAGATTGTCATCTATTTTGAGAATATGTTTAAGTTGGAGGGTGGTGCAATTGGAGAAATTGTCGGTGCTACAATTCTGCCTGCTCTTGTGGATAGGTTGCTAGAGTTGGAT GTGGAAATTGGATGGGATGGAATCTTGCAAGAAGATTCCAGAGGCATATTTGATATGGAGTTAGAAGATATTATTAAACTTGCAGACGAGGATGACAACTGTCATAATATG CCTCAGTCAGAGTTGTTAAATAGGAAAAATTTGCAAGGCAACCAGGTTGTTGAAAAATTAGATAGTCTAATTGTGCTAGCTTTATTGCACCTTGAATCCTGTCAAAGTAGTGGCCGTTTGACTGAG GTATTCGATGTTCTACTTCCTTCATTTCAAAAAACTGTATTGAACGCATACAAGTCAAAATTTACCCAG TTTGTGATGTTCTATGCGTGTGCACTGGACCCTGAAGGGTGTGGTGTGAAATTCGCCATGGTTCTTGCAGATATGTTTGCTTCTGATCTTAACCCACCTATTACAAG GATGAGTGCTGTTGCTTATCTTGCTAGTTATCTCTCTCGTGCAAAGTTCCTTTCAGCTGCATTGGTCACTACCATCATACAAAG CTTGGTTGATCTGTGTTATGCTTATTGCAAGTTTCGTGATTCTGATTTGAACCCACGAGCACATCAAGTTTTTTATTCTGGATGTCAG GCTATCATGTACATTATGTGTTTTCGCATGAAATCTCTGATGGACGTTCCTAGGCTTAAATTGCAGCTACTTAATATGCCCATGGAGGCAATCTGGAAACATAAATTGAGTCCGTTGAAG GTGTGTTTACCTACTGTAGTAGTGGAATTTCTTAGACAGGCAAAGGCTGCTAAACTTTTCATGGCATCAGAGTCATTTGTTTTCGATGACATGCTCGAGTCTGATCTTTCCAAGGCTTTTGGCGGGATGGATAGACTTGACATGTTCTTTCCGTTTGATCCATGTCTCTTGAAGAAAAGTGAAAG CTACATAAGACCACATTTTGTTCGGTGGTCAAAAGTCAGAACCACATacgatgaagatgatgatgacaTTGGCGAAGTGAGTGACAGTGGCAGCGAAGTATCAGATGATGATTTTGTTGACACCAATACAAGAGATATGATTGATGATGATCTGATGGTGACAGTTGAAGATCTTGATTTTAACCCTGACTTGAACAAAATGTCCATCACGCCCAAAAATTCTTTGAAATATGGGCGAATGCCAGCAAGAATCAGACCTTCCACTAGTCCAGAGTCTCTATGA
- the LOC137819474 gene encoding uncharacterized protein gives MFYLSKIEHKLPLPPSRLVLPIREAIHMELEKLFLDKVIANVGLCISVYDIRSIDGGFIFPGDGAPTYTVVFNLIMFRPFVGEIITARLISSDSDGLRLTLGFFEDIYVPAHHMPYPNHFVEDEQGKRVSSSEESTTNSVRKGVWYWDFNEQEYPIQETDVIKFRVQNVSYPQIPVEQPKESKPFAPMLVTGSLDHDGLGPVSWWCAEEIEVDDE, from the exons ATGTTCTATCTCAGTAAAATTGAACACAAATTGCCCCTGCCTCCTAGTCGTCTTGTTCTTCCCATTCGAGAAGCTATTCACATGGAGcttgaaaaacttttcttaGATAAG GTTATAGCAAACGTGGGCCTTTGCATTTCTGTCTATGATATCAGATCCATTGACGGTGGGTTTATCTTCCCAGGTGATGGGGCTCCAACCTATACG GTTGTATTCAATTTAATTATGTTTCGTCCATTTGTGGGGGAGATTATTACTGCAAGGCTTATTTCATCTGATTCTGATGGCTTACGAT TAACTCTTGGATTCTTTGAGGATATTTATGTCCCTGCACATCATATGCCCTACCCAAACCACTTTGTTGAGGATGAACAAGGAAAAAG GGTATCCTCTAGCGAAGAGTCAACAACTAATTCTGTGAG GAAAGGCGTATGGTATTGGGATTTTAACGAACAAGAATATCCTATTCAAGAAACTGATGTG ATCAAATTTCGAGTACAAAATGTGAGTTATCCGCAGATTCCGGTTGAGCAACCGAAAGAATCAAAGCCATTTGCGCCTATGTTGGTTACT GGATCGTTAGATCATGATGGTCTAGGCCCTGTTTCTTGGTGGTGTGCAGAAGAGATTGAGGTTGATGATGAGTAA